The Paenibacillus sp. RUD330 genome has a segment encoding these proteins:
- a CDS encoding EamA family transporter — protein MNASMTQSGNPDRRKGIALALAGASLWGISGTMAQYLFQQQGFGVEWLTVVRMLTAGLIMLGIAYRNDRRQVWGIWKSGKDAASIILFGILGMLAVQYTFFSAIHHGNAATATVLQYTAPVLIVCFTAIRNRRFPGKALQAGVLLAIAGTFLLVTGGSVTSLSISAPAIGWGLASALALAFYTLQPRRLLVRWGSLLVVGWGMVIGGGCLAFYHPPWKWEGSGSVSSIAALVVVILFGTIFAFIWYLESTTYISGSEASLFACIEPLTATAISVLWLGVPFGLWEWAGTLCVVGTVTLMSLVKQPPS, from the coding sequence ATGAATGCATCAATGACACAGTCCGGCAACCCGGATCGCAGAAAAGGCATCGCGCTGGCGTTGGCCGGAGCATCCCTCTGGGGGATATCGGGTACGATGGCGCAATATTTGTTCCAACAGCAAGGCTTCGGAGTGGAGTGGCTCACGGTGGTCCGGATGCTGACGGCCGGCTTGATCATGCTCGGCATCGCCTATCGCAACGATCGGAGGCAGGTGTGGGGGATATGGAAAAGCGGGAAAGATGCGGCTTCCATCATCCTGTTCGGAATATTGGGCATGCTTGCCGTCCAGTACACGTTTTTCTCCGCCATCCATCACGGCAACGCGGCGACCGCAACGGTGCTCCAGTATACCGCCCCGGTATTGATCGTATGCTTCACGGCCATCAGAAACAGGAGGTTTCCGGGGAAGGCGCTGCAAGCGGGGGTTCTTCTCGCCATTGCCGGCACCTTCCTGCTCGTGACGGGAGGAAGCGTGACGAGCCTGTCCATATCGGCTCCTGCGATAGGATGGGGACTGGCTTCGGCCTTGGCGCTCGCCTTCTATACGCTGCAGCCGCGCCGGCTGCTGGTTCGATGGGGATCGCTGCTCGTTGTCGGCTGGGGAATGGTGATCGGAGGGGGATGCCTCGCTTTTTACCATCCTCCTTGGAAATGGGAGGGAAGCGGGTCCGTTTCATCGATCGCGGCGCTTGTTGTCGTCATCCTGTTCGGAACGATTTTCGCCTTCATCTGGTATTTGGAGAGCACCACCTATATTTCCGGCTCGGAGGCGAGCCTGTTCGCCTGCATCGAGCCGCTCACGGCAACGGCCATCTCGGTCTTGTGGCTCGGGGTTCCGTTCGGCCTCTGGGAATGGGCGGGGACGTTATGTGTCGTGGGCACCGTGACGCTCATGTCTCTGGTCAAGCAGCCTCCATCTTGA